In one Moritella sp. 5 genomic region, the following are encoded:
- a CDS encoding MATE family efflux transporter, with protein sequence MKDIYKKLLYIAVPIMLQGMITATVNLVDVFMIGQVSESAIAAVSLANQVVMLLIISLFGISSAGVIFISQYHGVDDFPSIRKVIAFCSVLTLAVSSIFFLASFFFPQTLIQLFTSETVVVQLGGEYLTIVATSFFFTALSISLGQMLSGMGHVKEAMYASVLALFINVLLNYVLIFGHFGFPPLGVIGAAIATTCAKFCECLLLLFLAYQRKYPVFVSFNDFKRIDKSFSLNYLKTALPVIGSYTCWALGATTLTAIYSKMGTDVLVSISVFNSLEKIASTGILAMSCATGIIIGHELGRNNVDKAILIARKFNAIGAIFAIIMAVILASFAESLIGLYDLSPDTQDTAIKITRLFCLLLPLITVNSINMMGTLKSGGQTRYIFMVDIICMWGTTIPIALICMRANLPVMYVYLIAIGGGELVKLTLSGLRVQRLEWAKSLT encoded by the coding sequence ATGAAAGATATATATAAAAAACTTCTTTATATAGCAGTACCCATCATGCTACAAGGGATGATCACTGCAACCGTAAACCTGGTTGATGTGTTTATGATCGGTCAAGTGAGTGAATCTGCTATTGCAGCGGTTAGCCTAGCGAATCAGGTTGTCATGTTGCTCATTATTTCTTTGTTTGGTATTAGCAGTGCCGGTGTTATTTTTATTTCCCAGTATCATGGAGTCGATGACTTTCCAAGTATACGTAAAGTGATAGCATTCTGTAGTGTACTGACTTTAGCTGTTAGCAGTATCTTCTTTTTAGCATCATTTTTCTTTCCCCAGACGTTAATACAATTATTCACATCAGAAACGGTTGTTGTACAGCTTGGTGGGGAATACCTTACCATCGTCGCGACTTCTTTCTTTTTTACTGCATTATCAATTTCGTTGGGGCAAATGCTCAGTGGTATGGGGCATGTTAAAGAAGCCATGTATGCGAGCGTATTAGCGCTATTTATTAATGTATTACTTAATTATGTTTTAATATTTGGTCATTTTGGTTTTCCACCGCTTGGTGTTATAGGGGCTGCTATTGCCACTACATGTGCTAAATTTTGTGAATGTTTATTGCTATTGTTTTTGGCATATCAGCGAAAATATCCTGTCTTTGTATCGTTCAATGATTTTAAAAGGATCGATAAAAGTTTCAGTTTAAATTATCTAAAAACGGCGTTACCAGTGATCGGTTCTTATACTTGTTGGGCGCTGGGTGCAACAACGCTAACAGCCATATATTCAAAAATGGGAACAGACGTCCTCGTTTCTATTAGTGTATTCAATAGCCTAGAAAAAATTGCTTCGACAGGTATTTTAGCGATGAGCTGTGCAACAGGGATCATTATTGGTCATGAGCTTGGCAGAAATAATGTGGATAAAGCTATTCTTATCGCTAGAAAGTTTAATGCTATAGGTGCTATTTTTGCGATTATCATGGCCGTTATTTTAGCCTCCTTTGCTGAGTCGCTTATTGGCTTATATGATCTGAGTCCTGACACTCAAGACACTGCTATAAAGATCACCAGATTGTTCTGTTTACTTTTGCCATTAATAACAGTTAATTCCATTAATATGATGGGGACGCTAAAATCTGGAGGGCAAACGCGCTATATCTTTATGGTCGATATTATTTGCATGTGGGGAACGACTATACCAATTGCACTAATCTGCATGCGTGCAAATTTACCTGTTATGTATGTTTATCTAATCGCAATAGGCGGTGGAGAGTTAGTTAAGTTAACGTTAAGTGGATTGCGTGTCCAGAGGTTAGAGTGGGCTAAAAGTTTGACCTGA